Below is a genomic region from Drosophila albomicans strain 15112-1751.03 chromosome 2R, ASM965048v2, whole genome shotgun sequence.
CTCGTCCTCCGTTTCGCCGCAGAAGCCGCAAATGAAATCACTTGAAAGGCCCACATCTGGCAGTATGCCACGAATATGTTCCACTAACTGCATGTAAGCTTCCCGAGTGTAGCCGCGTCGCATTCTGGTCAGCACCGAAGTGCTACCAGATTGGGCAGGCAAATGCAACTGTTTGCAGACATTGGGATAATCTCGAATGATGTGAAGTACATCATCGGAGAAATCCTTCGGATGTGGCGATGTGAAACGTATCCGCATTTCCGGAACAGCCTCGGCAACATTTTGCAGCAGCGTTGAGAATGGCAGTCCACCAGTTTTAGGTTTATAAACAGTGCTAAACCCAGGCACCACGTTATTATCCATTTTTCCTGCAGGTTCGCCACTTCTGTCTCTATAGGAGTTAACATTTTGTCCAAGCAGAGTCACTTCCTTGACTCCCTGTTGCTGGAGGTTCTTGACCTCGCGTACGATCGACGTGAGAGGACGGGAACGTTCGCGACCACGTGTAAAAGGCACGATGCAGTAGGAGCACATGTTATCACATCCGCGCATAATTGAGGCAAAAGCTGTTGGGGATTCGGAGTTTAGCCGCACCGGCATCACATCTGCATATGTCTCCTCTAAAGAGAGCAGCACATTGATTGCCGCATTGTCATAGTGTCGAGCTACAGCTAGCAGTCTTGGTAAATCCTTATAGCTATCGGGACCCGCAATGACATCGACACATTGCTCCTGCTCGATAAGTTTCTCCTTCAATCGCTCTGCCATACAACCCAAAAGTGTTAATTGTAGCGGTCTTTTGTGTTCTCGCCGATCTTTGAGCGCCCGTAGATGCTTCAAACGGTTCCAGATCTTTTTCTCAGCGCCATCACGCACAGCACAGGTGATCAGCATTATCACATCAGCGTCAGCAACATCCTTACTACGTTGATAGTCATGCTCTTGCAACAAGCTCCACACAACTTCAGTATCGTTTGAGTTCATCTGGCAGCCGTAGATTTCAAAGTACACCTTTCTGCCATGACCATTGTAATCTATAGCATTCAAATAAGGTATATTATTGCTGGTATCTGAAATCTCGTTGTCCTCAATCAGTCGTTGTTTGGGCCTCACAGTAAAGAAATCCTTCAGTCCAGGACCGCGTTCGACTCGCTCCACGAAAGTTTCACGTGCAGTggatttgtttactttaagtTCAGAAGCGGTTACTGGGGCGGCTGATGCagttataatatttgtatggTTTCGCCATTGCTGGCGTAGACATCCATTTACCATTTGCCATCTTAGTTTCATGACAATTTGGTAACCAAATTAAGCAGTCAATTATTGTGTTGTTTCAAAATTATGTCACTGCCAGTATGACCGCAATGTATACATAGTATTTTACAtaaaagaatataccaaaatataccagtacCAGAATTGGCTGAAAACGATTAGAAAATTTTTTCTTGATACCTAATTAAAAAACCGAATCTGCttgaataatttgtttgttaaacCTTGAACAGCTGATTATTTCACTTACAATTTTTAGCACCTTATTCCCTATTTAGATCAAGTGCACCAATAATGCGATTTCTATGATAAAGAGATTTCGGGTCCAAGTTGTCTTCTCGGAAGTTCTGCAAATTggtaagttatttttaaacactTCCACTTTAGGCCTCCTCAAAGCTCTATTTTGCCacattttgcaaa
It encodes:
- the LOC117574326 gene encoding CDK5RAP1-like protein yields the protein MKLRWQMVNGCLRQQWRNHTNIITASAAPVTASELKVNKSTARETFVERVERGPGLKDFFTVRPKQRLIEDNEISDTSNNIPYLNAIDYNGHGRKVYFEIYGCQMNSNDTEVVWSLLQEHDYQRSKDVADADVIMLITCAVRDGAEKKIWNRLKHLRALKDRREHKRPLQLTLLGCMAERLKEKLIEQEQCVDVIAGPDSYKDLPRLLAVARHYDNAAINVLLSLEETYADVMPVRLNSESPTAFASIMRGCDNMCSYCIVPFTRGRERSRPLTSIVREVKNLQQQGVKEVTLLGQNVNSYRDRSGEPAGKMDNNVVPGFSTVYKPKTGGLPFSTLLQNVAEAVPEMRIRFTSPHPKDFSDDVLHIIRDYPNVCKQLHLPAQSGSTSVLTRMRRGYTREAYMQLVEHIRGILPDVGLSSDFICGFCGETEDEFEDTISLIRSVRYNVAFLFAYSMREKTTAHRRYVDDVPSEVKTARLKRMVEAFREGATKLHRHFEGREQLILVEGKSKRSDNYWFGRNDANIKVIVPATALPLTQNSGQLKDINVGDFVVAKVVDSNSQVLKGIPLRYSSICDYHNSSKTRLKQVQ